TGAGCGATAACACGCGCCCGCCTCCGGTCTGCTACAAAGCCCGGCGCATGCTTGTCAGGCGGTTCTCGGACGCGGCCGTCACCGAATGGCACCAGCTCCGGCCCCACATCCTCATGGACGCGGGCGAGCTCGGCGCGCGAACCATGTCGGTCAACTGGCTGGAGGTCCCGGCGGGCGCCTCGGAGGAGCTTCGCTCTCACGAGGAGGCCGAGCAGGTCTACGTCGTGGTCCACGGCAGCGGCTCGATGTCAGCGACCGGCGACACGCAGCGACTCGACGTCGGCGACCTGGTCCTGATCCCACCCGCGACTGATCATGGCGTCGCCAACGACGGGACCGAGATGCTGGCGTTGGTCTCGGTGCAATCACCGGCCGTCTCTGCCGACGAGCTGTACAGCCGCCGCCTCGCGGCGCAGGCCGCCAACTACGACGACTACGAAGAC
The nucleotide sequence above comes from Solirubrobacterales bacterium. Encoded proteins:
- a CDS encoding cupin domain-containing protein; this encodes MLVRRFSDAAVTEWHQLRPHILMDAGELGARTMSVNWLEVPAGASEELRSHEEAEQVYVVVHGSGSMSATGDTQRLDVGDLVLIPPATDHGVANDGTEMLALVSVQSPAVSADELYSRRLAAQAANYDDYEDDDQ